The following proteins are co-located in the Polystyrenella longa genome:
- a CDS encoding cytochrome c peroxidase, with the protein MNDPEREITFRRFFRVLGIPNYRKLHSDPGHGAITLKTADVGRFCPPLLREVSRTAPYMHSGSLQTLEEVIRLYNEGGGHNQTADLQPLHLTDSEIKQLVTFLQSICSPEVDSEAPDLPNYEVVALGKESAEAENNDQPVTDKNNSFRESRALSPLPAPFDTPFTEAKAELGKHLFFDPRLSADGSTSCHSCHSFRTGGSIQTPISMGGPGTSHWRNSQTILNVAYYGKLNEDGAKNSIESQNSGAWTGAVAGNLDPTLGEERLAQISDYVERFEDVFGADLPRWNDALQAVATYQRTLNSIDTPLDRYLQGETSAISESAIRGFELFPGKANCIACHHGPAASDDSYHALGVPQYPDFLNSPIKQITFRYELTSKGVPRDVYKNATTDDGLHYVTKRIEDRGKFRTPSLRALVHTTPYMHNRNSDSHSLRAGRTGRDAETAWTKLELGPPEGLTVHGKWLTL; encoded by the coding sequence TTGAACGATCCTGAGCGAGAGATCACATTTCGTCGTTTTTTCCGCGTATTAGGGATACCCAATTATCGCAAGCTTCACAGCGATCCAGGTCACGGAGCAATTACATTAAAAACGGCCGATGTCGGTCGTTTTTGTCCCCCCCTGCTTCGTGAAGTGTCGCGGACAGCACCCTATATGCATAGTGGAAGTCTGCAAACACTCGAAGAAGTTATTCGTTTATATAACGAGGGTGGAGGCCACAATCAAACAGCCGATTTACAACCGCTGCATCTGACGGATTCCGAAATCAAACAGCTCGTCACGTTTCTACAAAGCATCTGTAGCCCAGAGGTAGATAGCGAAGCACCGGACTTGCCGAATTACGAAGTGGTTGCTTTGGGAAAGGAATCCGCGGAGGCTGAGAACAACGACCAGCCTGTCACCGATAAGAACAATTCATTTCGGGAGTCGCGAGCACTTTCGCCCTTACCTGCTCCATTCGATACCCCCTTTACGGAAGCCAAGGCCGAACTTGGTAAACATCTATTCTTCGATCCTCGTCTGTCTGCGGACGGCTCGACCAGCTGTCACAGTTGCCATTCTTTTCGAACAGGAGGGTCTATCCAGACACCGATCTCGATGGGTGGCCCGGGAACAAGTCATTGGCGGAATTCTCAGACCATTCTCAATGTCGCCTATTATGGGAAATTGAACGAGGACGGAGCCAAGAATAGTATCGAAAGCCAAAACTCGGGTGCGTGGACAGGTGCTGTTGCAGGTAATCTCGATCCAACATTGGGGGAAGAACGACTCGCGCAGATCTCCGACTATGTTGAGCGATTTGAAGATGTGTTCGGAGCCGATCTTCCTCGTTGGAACGACGCCCTACAGGCTGTCGCAACATACCAGCGAACACTAAACAGTATTGATACACCACTGGATCGTTACCTGCAGGGAGAAACATCTGCCATCTCGGAATCAGCCATACGTGGCTTCGAGTTGTTCCCAGGCAAGGCGAATTGTATCGCGTGCCACCATGGACCAGCGGCCAGTGACGATAGCTATCATGCTCTGGGTGTTCCCCAATATCCCGATTTCCTTAACAGCCCTATCAAACAAATCACATTCCGTTACGAACTAACCTCTAAAGGTGTTCCCCGAGACGTTTATAAAAATGCGACTACGGATGATGGTTTGCATTACGTCACGAAGCGAATTGAAGACCGGGGTAAATTTCGCACACCTAGTTTGCGAGCATTGGTCCATACCACTCCTTATATGCACAACAGGAATTCAGACTCCCATTCGCTACGAGCAGGGAGAACTGGTCGGGACGCGGAGACTGCATGGACCAAACTGGAGCTTGGTCCTCCTGAAGGCCTCACCGTACACGGCAAGTGGTTGACACTTTAA
- a CDS encoding transposase codes for MESWIPLTVHRKDSQINGRYRSQIKQDKLQEKGYGKRWIVESFMSVLKRTTGSALSARSEKALFVEAGLRVLAYVLRR; via the coding sequence GTGGAAAGTTGGATACCTCTGACAGTGCATCGTAAAGATAGCCAGATCAACGGCCGGTATCGCTCCCAGATAAAACAGGATAAGTTGCAGGAAAAAGGTTATGGAAAACGCTGGATTGTGGAGTCCTTCATGAGTGTATTGAAACGAACGACGGGCTCGGCTCTGTCAGCCAGATCAGAAAAAGCGCTCTTCGTGGAAGCCGGACTCCGAGTCCTGGCGTACGTCCTGCGGCGTTAG
- a CDS encoding FG-GAP-like repeat-containing protein has product MTLSRLFARFASPFTSVTHLRKRKLRLKQRPNGIAEILEARVMLSASGISIDGDFSDWASIPSYTDPADDQHDTDHDQQGDTPSYVDHPDVDLLEYKVTHDEENFYFYARATGEIGATQQQSSSPNLRAGRYYVIVTIDLDNDDSTGYWLHEGGYFPTTDGYDMNAELEFYDGSINTGHYLLHAALNDTELQQDFADQSNNGYVWNGPQTQGPFDPGFVGLKSGDYDHYTQWVYKDNDPANGGQDSVTFVQDKGPVVSGIINFAQSANGSELEMIVPFKGFLKDQLGNPIVSLGNTVDLSFSLEASGELSNEVGPGNQNGTWASDTGDPINGYVLTTPKDYGDAPDSYSTLIASGGASHLGSSLYLGAGVDTEFDGKPDSNAALDTLDDGITSLSALIAGEAVTGTFTASGAGYLNAWMDYNQDGDFDDIGEQFAVDQAVVAGSNNLNFNIPLAATTGQTYARLRLSSQSGISFNGEASDGEVEDYYVTISSAEADLVITKSSSPESVAQGETTSYSITVSNNGPSNVTGANVVDTFNAELENVTWTAAFSAGASGNANGSGNINELVDLANGATITYTVTGKVKADATPFVLNRATVTAPALVTDSDLSNNSDYDIDVITITTTPSLGEFVEGVIAPGVNDGDFVKEVVFGDLDGDGDDDAVFAFVDGGHQIWFFDQTAGVLVDSGQALAIESTPASAHHALGTGIADFNNDGYLDILVLVKSTQAVYLNDGAGNFNTPGLDITGISSLESYEIELEDLDGDGDMDVVVADDDGLAFGGTGNNLLLFNDGTGHFPQITSLPMTTSDDDTRGTTAGDFNGDGFVDIVFANFNAGQSSEIWFNDGSGSFTKGSEDFGGNRHWNVEKGDFDNDGDLDLMWVVNSGDPDYVELWNNDGAGNFTYSGQRTLTNENGQGGIEGIQVGDLDGDGDLDAFFSTFGVVGTIQTWENDGAGNFSTGFVATFLTPTPPDTAGGWRARLGDVDGDGDLDAFVFEGLNEEVHYFENKNNVSSPVTFDTPERLISFSTKGQQRTGVGGQHSIASAADGRYVTTWWSDEGDGSGTGVFAQLYRADGSKVGGPFIVSTTTSQDQFNPSVTMQDNGQFTIVWQTDADAGPGVNWEIHAQRYLASGLLDGGEMTINSETLSHQTMADVVYLANGSFAVTWTGKGPGDANGVFARIFNAAGVPQGAEFLVNQTTAGAQLNPSLTADSAGGFAVVWQGNGTGDSEGVFYRRFNNLGSPLTSEVRVNATTAGTQDSARVTQAANGDFIVVWSGAGPGDTVGVFARRLTSAGALTGSEVLINTQTSGQQVTPSVVADYTGGGFLVVWSHQLSGNDYDIKLRHVNGSDTPTGSSQTVNQVLDNRQWNPTVIQRPTAGGDQFVVAWSGYGDGDTAGVFTRAVDTSLVPVTDETLVSSSTTGQQRTGVGGQHASAAAADGRYITTWWSDEGDGDGAGVFGLLYRADGSKVGGPFIVSTTTAQDQINPSVTMQDNGKFMIVWQSDSDPGAGVNWEIHAQRYLASGLLDGGEIVVNSETISNQSLADVVYLANGSFVVTWTGKGPTDANGVFARLFNAAGVPQGTEFQVNATDSGAQTNPSLTTDSAGGFAVVWHGNGTGDSAGVYFRRFSNTGTPLTGEVRVNATTTGTQETARVTQVANGDFIVTWSGEGTGDAAGVFTRRLSPAGALTGSEVLVNSQTSGQQVTPSVVADYTGDGFVIVWSDQISGNDYDIKLRRFDGSDTAISDSIIVNQELPGRQWNPSVIQRSTTSGDRFLVIWSGNGIGDSAGVFTRQLHFEEPVALLALSEMSDQVFADSPEELLT; this is encoded by the coding sequence ATGACTTTGTCACGGCTTTTCGCGCGCTTTGCCTCTCCCTTCACCTCTGTAACGCATCTTCGAAAAAGAAAACTTCGACTGAAGCAACGTCCCAATGGGATCGCTGAAATTCTCGAAGCCAGAGTCATGCTTTCGGCCTCCGGTATTTCTATTGACGGAGATTTCAGTGACTGGGCAAGCATCCCTAGTTACACCGATCCTGCAGATGACCAGCACGACACCGACCATGATCAGCAGGGCGACACGCCCAGCTACGTCGATCATCCTGATGTCGACCTGTTGGAGTATAAAGTCACTCATGACGAAGAGAATTTCTACTTCTACGCCAGAGCAACAGGAGAAATTGGAGCGACGCAACAGCAAAGCTCGTCACCGAATTTAAGAGCTGGAAGATATTACGTCATCGTCACGATTGACTTGGATAACGACGATAGCACCGGCTATTGGTTGCATGAAGGGGGGTATTTCCCCACGACTGATGGCTATGACATGAATGCCGAACTGGAGTTTTATGATGGCTCCATCAATACGGGGCATTACCTGTTGCACGCCGCGCTGAATGATACGGAACTGCAACAGGACTTCGCCGATCAGTCGAACAACGGTTATGTCTGGAATGGCCCGCAAACACAGGGACCATTTGACCCCGGTTTTGTCGGGCTGAAATCGGGCGACTATGACCATTACACCCAGTGGGTCTATAAAGACAACGATCCTGCAAACGGCGGGCAGGATTCTGTCACGTTCGTGCAGGACAAAGGGCCTGTCGTCAGTGGGATTATTAACTTTGCTCAATCCGCTAATGGCTCCGAACTGGAAATGATCGTTCCGTTTAAAGGATTCCTGAAAGATCAGTTGGGGAATCCCATTGTGAGCTTAGGCAACACGGTTGACCTCTCCTTTTCGCTGGAAGCGAGCGGCGAATTAAGCAATGAAGTTGGGCCAGGAAATCAGAATGGAACCTGGGCTTCAGACACAGGGGATCCCATCAATGGCTACGTCTTAACGACTCCCAAGGACTATGGTGACGCACCCGATTCTTATTCAACTCTGATAGCAAGCGGAGGTGCGAGTCATCTGGGCTCCAGTCTTTATCTGGGGGCAGGAGTCGATACCGAATTTGATGGTAAGCCAGACAGTAATGCGGCACTCGATACACTGGACGATGGCATCACCTCGCTTTCTGCACTGATAGCAGGGGAGGCAGTAACAGGCACATTTACCGCTTCCGGTGCCGGTTATCTCAATGCATGGATGGACTACAATCAAGACGGTGATTTCGACGATATCGGTGAACAATTCGCCGTCGACCAGGCCGTCGTTGCTGGCTCAAATAATCTGAATTTCAATATTCCTTTAGCGGCGACAACCGGCCAGACCTATGCCCGGTTACGGCTCAGTTCTCAATCTGGAATCTCCTTTAATGGGGAAGCGTCTGACGGAGAGGTAGAAGATTACTACGTCACTATCAGTTCTGCGGAAGCGGACTTGGTGATCACCAAGTCATCCTCACCTGAATCGGTCGCGCAGGGAGAAACCACCAGCTATAGCATTACCGTTTCTAACAATGGCCCGTCAAACGTCACGGGCGCGAATGTCGTAGATACATTCAATGCTGAACTGGAAAACGTTACCTGGACCGCCGCTTTTTCAGCGGGAGCCAGCGGGAACGCGAATGGATCGGGAAATATCAATGAACTGGTCGACCTCGCGAATGGAGCAACCATTACCTATACCGTCACCGGTAAAGTAAAAGCGGATGCGACACCATTTGTGCTGAACAGGGCGACCGTGACCGCTCCCGCTTTGGTAACCGACTCTGATCTGTCTAACAATAGCGATTACGACATTGATGTGATCACGATCACCACCACACCCAGTCTGGGAGAATTCGTCGAAGGGGTCATTGCCCCGGGAGTCAATGACGGTGACTTTGTAAAAGAAGTAGTCTTTGGCGATCTGGATGGTGATGGTGATGACGATGCGGTCTTCGCTTTCGTCGACGGCGGACATCAGATCTGGTTCTTCGATCAAACCGCGGGAGTCCTGGTTGACTCCGGCCAAGCATTGGCAATCGAATCCACCCCCGCGTCGGCCCACCACGCTCTGGGAACGGGAATCGCTGATTTTAACAATGATGGATATCTCGACATTCTCGTACTCGTCAAATCAACACAGGCAGTCTACCTGAATGACGGGGCCGGAAACTTTAATACTCCGGGGTTGGATATTACCGGAATCAGCAGTCTGGAATCTTATGAGATCGAATTGGAAGACCTGGACGGTGATGGCGACATGGATGTGGTCGTAGCGGACGACGACGGACTCGCTTTTGGAGGAACGGGCAACAACCTGTTGCTGTTTAATGATGGAACGGGGCATTTCCCACAAATCACTTCGTTGCCCATGACAACCTCTGATGACGACACTCGTGGCACGACGGCTGGGGACTTTAACGGAGACGGATTCGTCGACATCGTCTTTGCGAACTTCAATGCGGGCCAGTCGAGTGAGATCTGGTTCAACGATGGTTCGGGAAGCTTTACCAAAGGGAGTGAAGATTTCGGAGGTAACCGGCACTGGAATGTTGAAAAAGGGGACTTCGATAATGACGGTGACCTCGACCTGATGTGGGTCGTTAATTCGGGCGATCCCGATTATGTCGAACTCTGGAACAACGATGGTGCAGGCAACTTTACCTATAGCGGACAACGGACTCTGACGAATGAAAACGGCCAGGGTGGCATTGAGGGCATTCAAGTCGGTGACCTGGACGGCGATGGTGACTTGGACGCTTTCTTCTCAACCTTTGGTGTCGTGGGGACTATTCAAACCTGGGAAAACGACGGAGCGGGAAACTTCTCAACCGGGTTTGTTGCGACCTTCCTGACTCCCACTCCTCCTGACACGGCGGGAGGATGGCGTGCTCGTCTGGGCGATGTTGATGGAGACGGTGATCTCGACGCATTTGTTTTTGAAGGTTTGAACGAAGAAGTCCATTACTTCGAAAACAAAAACAATGTTTCATCGCCGGTAACATTCGACACTCCGGAAAGGCTCATCAGCTTTTCCACGAAAGGACAACAACGCACAGGCGTGGGAGGACAGCATTCGATCGCCTCCGCTGCTGACGGTCGATACGTCACAACCTGGTGGAGTGATGAAGGAGACGGTAGCGGCACAGGCGTCTTTGCCCAACTTTATCGGGCCGATGGAAGTAAAGTCGGTGGCCCGTTCATCGTGAGCACAACGACTTCTCAGGATCAGTTCAACCCGTCCGTCACGATGCAGGACAACGGACAGTTCACCATTGTCTGGCAAACGGATGCGGATGCGGGCCCGGGTGTCAACTGGGAGATTCATGCACAGCGGTATCTTGCCAGTGGTTTACTGGATGGTGGCGAGATGACCATCAACTCCGAAACCTTGTCCCATCAGACGATGGCCGATGTCGTCTACCTGGCCAATGGTAGTTTTGCCGTCACCTGGACCGGTAAAGGGCCGGGAGATGCGAATGGTGTGTTCGCCCGCATCTTTAACGCAGCGGGAGTTCCGCAGGGCGCTGAATTCTTAGTAAATCAAACGACCGCCGGGGCGCAACTCAATCCCTCACTTACTGCGGATTCCGCAGGGGGATTCGCAGTGGTCTGGCAAGGCAATGGGACGGGAGATAGTGAGGGTGTCTTTTACCGGAGATTCAATAATCTCGGTTCACCGTTGACGAGTGAAGTCCGCGTGAATGCGACCACCGCTGGGACGCAAGATTCTGCTCGCGTAACACAGGCGGCCAATGGTGACTTTATTGTCGTCTGGAGTGGAGCAGGGCCGGGCGATACTGTGGGAGTCTTCGCACGACGCCTCACTTCAGCGGGTGCCCTGACTGGATCCGAAGTATTAATAAACACACAAACCAGCGGCCAGCAGGTCACTCCGTCCGTCGTAGCTGACTATACCGGTGGTGGATTCCTCGTTGTCTGGTCGCACCAGCTTTCAGGCAATGACTACGACATTAAACTCCGCCACGTTAACGGTTCCGACACACCCACTGGTAGTTCACAAACCGTGAATCAGGTTCTGGACAATCGACAATGGAACCCGACGGTGATCCAGCGTCCGACAGCGGGCGGTGATCAATTCGTCGTTGCCTGGAGTGGTTATGGCGATGGCGATACCGCAGGTGTCTTCACCCGGGCTGTGGATACCAGCCTCGTTCCAGTCACCGACGAAACTCTTGTAAGCTCGTCAACCACCGGTCAACAGCGCACAGGAGTGGGTGGACAGCACGCAAGTGCCGCCGCAGCCGATGGCCGGTATATCACGACCTGGTGGAGTGATGAAGGAGACGGCGACGGAGCAGGCGTGTTCGGTTTATTATACCGGGCCGATGGAAGCAAAGTGGGTGGCCCCTTTATCGTCAGTACGACGACTGCTCAGGATCAGATCAACCCATCAGTCACGATGCAGGACAACGGTAAGTTTATGATCGTCTGGCAATCTGATTCCGATCCAGGAGCTGGAGTCAATTGGGAGATTCATGCGCAGCGATATCTTGCCAGTGGATTACTCGATGGTGGCGAGATCGTCGTTAACAGTGAAACCATTTCCAATCAGTCTCTGGCTGATGTCGTCTATCTGGCGAATGGAAGCTTTGTGGTCACTTGGACCGGTAAAGGTCCTACAGATGCAAACGGCGTGTTCGCTCGACTCTTCAACGCTGCCGGTGTTCCACAAGGAACAGAATTTCAGGTGAATGCCACGGACTCCGGGGCGCAGACGAACCCCTCGCTAACGACCGACTCGGCCGGTGGGTTCGCCGTGGTCTGGCATGGAAACGGGACTGGCGACAGTGCTGGTGTCTACTTCCGTCGGTTTAGCAATACAGGGACTCCGCTCACAGGCGAAGTCCGGGTGAATGCAACTACTACCGGCACTCAGGAAACAGCCCGTGTCACTCAGGTGGCGAATGGTGATTTCATTGTAACCTGGAGTGGTGAAGGAACGGGCGACGCGGCAGGCGTCTTCACCCGTCGGCTTTCTCCAGCGGGCGCACTGACCGGCTCGGAAGTGCTCGTGAATTCCCAAACAAGTGGCCAGCAAGTGACGCCCTCGGTTGTGGCAGACTATACCGGTGACGGCTTTGTCATCGTTTGGTCGGACCAGATTTCGGGGAACGACTACGACATTAAACTCCGCCGTTTCGATGGCTCGGACACGGCGATCAGCGATTCGATCATCGTCAATCAGGAGTTACCAGGACGGCAGTGGAACCCCTCAGTGATCCAGCGTAGTACGACTTCGGGGGATCGGTTTCTGGTCATCTGGAGTGGTAATGGCATCGGCGACAGCGCCGGAGTCTTCACTCGCCAATTGCACTTTGAAGAACCGGTCGCCCTGCTGGCCCTTTCTGAAATGAGCGACCAGGTATTCGCAGATAGCCCGGAAGAGCTATTAACCTAA
- a CDS encoding beta-ketoacyl synthase N-terminal-like domain-containing protein, translating to MTASPYQMPIAIVGMACRFPNSDNLESYWDLLINGRSAIQEVPAERADLSLYYDSHSKIAGKTSSRLGAFINHRHWSDAGALLPDELRELADPTHLQFCDVVAEAIQNSGYDPFQLPDPKVAVYVGHDSPSTNFGDDALINYADELGQELQDLLRADVSNAYPAADIAQELKNRLFNRFARTGLATSAGRTSEIAGLTSRAFNLSGPSQGINSACAASLHSVGLAVRSLQSGDVSMAIAGGASIWQPDTATEFSKAGAHSATGSRPFDDGADGVICTEGYGAVILKPLNKAIADGNRIWGVISGVGAASDGRGKGIWAPQTTGQKLAIRRAYASPEKLASVQLVEAHATSTPLGDATELKALSEVFGEAFPSGKKIPVTSVKANIGHTLEAAGIAGLIKTVLSIQKTEIPEQINIQTPNSRLDWDESPLYIPTRRTPWPSPGNGHARVAGVNAFGFGGYNMHVAVEEYIGSPVTQIPVGVDVGSMQESLPNPSKKEIAVVGRGCLLPSAENMEQLLRDRNQNEGPNWPNEVAPGNLDHFQYDWRRHKIPPKQLEQEDPLHYFLLEAVDQALADSGLMESGIDLERVGTLVASEMGGDFTDQLQIGLRLPEISRELASILQSHGISAADGETICNEYQEKCLHRWPQVADSTGSFHHSSLASRIVRSLDLNGPMCVIDNASCSTSSLVESACELLWSGDCDVVICVAGWRHRGAESLASSTSEQRFSQPLLEGATALVLKRHADVVLGDQKVHHVITKSSLKDTSTSTMPPSLEGKFEVSPNSVFHSIMRYLKDVPVPTTKTL from the coding sequence TTGACAGCTTCGCCCTATCAAATGCCCATTGCCATCGTCGGAATGGCGTGTCGATTCCCTAATTCTGATAACCTGGAAAGCTACTGGGATTTGCTGATCAACGGTCGTTCAGCAATTCAAGAAGTTCCGGCTGAACGTGCCGATCTCTCCCTTTATTATGACTCTCATTCCAAAATCGCGGGCAAGACATCTTCCAGATTGGGAGCATTCATAAACCATCGACATTGGAGCGATGCTGGAGCACTTCTTCCGGACGAATTACGAGAGTTGGCTGATCCTACTCATCTGCAATTCTGTGACGTCGTGGCAGAAGCGATTCAGAATTCGGGATACGATCCGTTTCAATTGCCAGACCCCAAGGTCGCTGTCTACGTCGGGCACGATAGTCCAAGCACTAACTTTGGCGATGATGCGTTAATCAATTACGCCGACGAACTCGGACAGGAGCTGCAAGATCTTCTCCGTGCGGATGTCTCAAACGCTTATCCCGCTGCGGACATTGCCCAGGAACTAAAAAACCGACTCTTCAATCGATTTGCACGGACCGGTCTGGCGACTTCAGCTGGAAGAACTTCTGAAATTGCGGGTCTGACAAGCCGGGCGTTCAACCTGAGTGGACCGTCCCAAGGTATTAATTCCGCTTGCGCAGCTTCCCTTCACTCAGTTGGGCTTGCTGTGCGGTCACTGCAAAGTGGCGACGTCAGTATGGCCATTGCAGGTGGTGCGTCGATCTGGCAACCGGACACGGCCACCGAATTCTCTAAAGCAGGCGCTCATAGTGCCACGGGCTCCCGACCTTTTGATGATGGAGCAGACGGCGTCATCTGTACTGAAGGGTATGGTGCCGTGATTTTGAAACCACTAAACAAAGCCATTGCGGATGGCAATCGTATCTGGGGTGTGATAAGCGGAGTAGGAGCTGCTTCCGATGGTCGAGGAAAGGGAATCTGGGCTCCTCAGACAACGGGCCAGAAACTGGCCATTCGCCGGGCTTATGCATCACCAGAGAAATTAGCCTCTGTTCAACTTGTAGAAGCGCATGCGACATCAACTCCACTTGGCGATGCCACTGAACTCAAAGCACTCTCCGAAGTATTCGGCGAGGCTTTTCCATCTGGAAAGAAAATACCCGTAACGAGCGTGAAAGCGAACATCGGACACACACTCGAAGCAGCGGGAATCGCAGGTCTGATCAAGACAGTCCTGTCCATTCAGAAAACAGAAATTCCAGAGCAGATCAACATTCAGACTCCTAACAGCAGACTTGATTGGGATGAATCGCCTTTGTATATCCCCACTCGGCGAACGCCGTGGCCTTCCCCCGGGAATGGCCATGCGAGAGTTGCAGGTGTCAATGCGTTTGGTTTCGGTGGATACAATATGCATGTCGCCGTCGAAGAATACATCGGCAGTCCGGTGACACAGATTCCTGTCGGCGTCGATGTCGGTTCTATGCAAGAATCATTGCCTAATCCAAGTAAAAAAGAAATCGCCGTTGTCGGTCGCGGCTGCCTATTACCAAGCGCAGAAAATATGGAACAACTGTTGCGAGACAGAAACCAAAATGAAGGACCGAACTGGCCGAATGAAGTCGCTCCCGGAAATTTAGATCATTTCCAATATGATTGGCGACGACACAAAATTCCGCCTAAGCAACTGGAGCAGGAAGACCCTTTGCACTATTTTTTACTGGAAGCGGTCGATCAGGCTCTCGCTGATTCTGGATTGATGGAATCGGGAATCGATCTTGAGCGGGTCGGTACCCTTGTTGCTTCGGAAATGGGGGGAGATTTCACGGATCAGCTTCAGATAGGTCTACGTCTCCCTGAAATATCACGCGAACTAGCATCTATTCTGCAGTCTCACGGCATCTCTGCTGCTGATGGGGAAACCATCTGTAATGAATATCAGGAAAAATGTCTGCATCGATGGCCGCAGGTCGCCGATTCAACAGGGAGCTTTCATCACAGTTCGCTCGCTTCTCGGATTGTCCGTAGCCTGGATTTAAACGGCCCCATGTGCGTTATCGACAATGCATCCTGCTCCACTTCTTCACTAGTAGAGTCCGCATGTGAGTTACTGTGGTCGGGAGACTGTGATGTCGTCATATGCGTAGCCGGATGGCGGCACCGCGGGGCAGAGTCGTTAGCGTCCTCTACTTCAGAACAACGATTTAGCCAACCTCTGTTGGAAGGTGCTACCGCACTGGTATTGAAACGACACGCCGATGTCGTACTGGGCGATCAGAAGGTTCACCATGTGATTACGAAATCGAGTCTGAAGGACACTTCAACTTCCACAATGCCTCCTTCTCTGGAAGGCAAGTTTGAAGTGAGTCCCAACTCCGTTTTCCATTCCATCATGAGATATCTTAAAGACGTACCAGTGCCTACCACGAAAACGCTTTAA
- a CDS encoding molybdopterin dinucleotide binding domain-containing protein — MKPQEDQGEFWFTVGRVNETWQSGVDTLRKPYLKARWPDTFMEVHPQDAEPLGIESGDYVRLWSDDILIQTGGFQHIEPGSFSFTRLMDDGHIRVGSGEVEAIAIITDAVKPRLLFANFLYGTRTANSLIHRVPDPVTNRYRFKIGKAKVERLRESPYRKDILLLTFKSRTYAGPEK; from the coding sequence ATTAAACCTCAGGAAGATCAGGGAGAGTTCTGGTTTACCGTAGGTCGCGTTAATGAGACTTGGCAGTCTGGCGTCGACACACTACGAAAGCCCTACTTAAAAGCTCGCTGGCCGGATACGTTCATGGAAGTTCACCCGCAGGACGCCGAACCATTGGGGATTGAAAGCGGAGACTACGTTCGTCTGTGGAGTGATGACATTCTGATTCAGACCGGCGGATTTCAGCACATTGAACCTGGCAGTTTCTCGTTTACCCGTCTGATGGACGACGGCCATATTCGTGTAGGAAGTGGCGAGGTGGAAGCCATCGCCATCATCACGGACGCCGTCAAACCCCGTTTGCTCTTCGCCAACTTTCTGTACGGAACACGAACCGCGAACAGTCTCATTCATCGTGTTCCGGATCCAGTCACCAACCGATACCGGTTTAAAATCGGCAAAGCAAAAGTGGAACGGCTCCGCGAATCACCTTACAGAAAGGACATTCTCCTACTGACATTCAAATCGCGAACGTATGCCGGCCCCGAGAAATGA